Proteins found in one Methanobrevibacter sp. genomic segment:
- a CDS encoding proteasome assembly chaperone family protein translates to MRTTQFKVLEEVKLDNPIFIEALPGIGHVGKLAIDHVIDELDATKFVEIYSPYFPPQVLVGEGGVIEDMKNEMYYLKSAGADERDFIFLVGNCQGLSPEGQYELCGSVLDFVESLGAKELFTLGGLATGQPVEGTEGRVLGAATDEERIEMLKEADIEIRSADGGIVGASGLFLGLGRLRGMKGACLMGKTPGYFIDAEAAEAILQKLAILVKLEVSTEELEAKAEEIREMINQAQQMEQEMLQRAMGQPQAQQPQDDLRYIG, encoded by the coding sequence ATGAGAACAACTCAATTTAAGGTATTAGAAGAAGTTAAATTAGATAATCCTATATTTATTGAAGCGCTTCCTGGAATCGGTCATGTAGGAAAATTAGCAATTGACCATGTCATTGACGAATTGGATGCCACTAAATTTGTAGAGATCTATTCTCCATACTTCCCTCCACAAGTTCTCGTTGGTGAAGGTGGAGTCATTGAAGACATGAAGAATGAGATGTACTACTTGAAGTCTGCTGGTGCAGATGAAAGGGATTTCATATTTTTAGTGGGAAATTGTCAAGGATTGTCACCTGAAGGTCAATATGAGCTTTGCGGATCTGTACTTGATTTCGTTGAATCATTAGGCGCTAAGGAATTGTTCACTTTAGGTGGTCTTGCTACCGGCCAACCTGTAGAGGGTACAGAAGGCCGTGTTTTAGGTGCTGCCACTGATGAAGAGCGCATCGAAATGCTCAAGGAAGCAGACATTGAAATCAGATCTGCTGATGGTGGTATCGTTGGTGCTTCTGGTTTATTCTTAGGTTTAGGCAGACTTAGAGGCATGAAAGGAGCTTGCTTAATGGGTAAGACTCCAGGATATTTCATTGATGCTGAAGCGGCTGAAGCAATTTTACAAAAATTAGCTATTTTAGTCAAGCTTGAAGTAAGCACTGAAGAGCTAGAGGCAAAAGCTGAAGAGATTCGTGAAATGATCAACCAAGCTCAACAAATGGAACAGGAAATGCTCCAAAGGGCAATGGGTCAACCGCAAGCGCAACAGCCTCAAGATGACCTCAGATACATAGGTTAA
- a CDS encoding RNA-protein complex protein Nop10, with translation MKMKMKKCPVCNIYTLKSQCPNCGGELKVIYPPKFSVEDKYGKYRRQLKKEMLNKE, from the coding sequence ATGAAAATGAAAATGAAAAAGTGTCCTGTTTGCAATATTTACACACTTAAATCTCAATGTCCGAATTGCGGTGGAGAGCTAAAAGTAATCTACCCGCCTAAATTTTCAGTTGAGGACAAGTATGGCAAATATCGCAGGCAATTGAAAAAAGAGATGCTTAATAAGGAATAA
- a CDS encoding translation initiation factor IF-2 subunit alpha codes for MVRKSQEWPDEGELIVGTVYKVVNYGAFANLEEYAGKEAFIHISEVSSGWVKNIRDHVRENQKIVARVLRVNPKKGHVDASLKRIREDQRTKKIQQWKIEQKAEKFLELAAKSLDKDLDTAYDEVGYELMDIFGDIYGAFESASEEGAETLTEEGISQEWADAITDVAVKNIQPPEVHISGYVDIKNYNPDGVDVIREALMAAEAENIEVQCVGAPRYRITVTSTDYLDAEKQLKEAAEKAIAIVEEADGTGEFLREIEN; via the coding sequence TTGGTAAGAAAAAGTCAAGAATGGCCAGATGAAGGAGAGCTTATTGTAGGAACCGTCTACAAAGTCGTTAACTATGGCGCATTTGCTAACTTGGAAGAATACGCAGGCAAAGAAGCTTTTATTCATATTTCTGAAGTTTCTTCTGGTTGGGTAAAGAATATTCGAGATCATGTAAGAGAAAATCAAAAGATTGTTGCTCGTGTTTTAAGAGTTAATCCTAAAAAAGGTCATGTGGATGCTTCCTTGAAAAGAATCAGGGAAGACCAAAGGACTAAGAAGATCCAACAATGGAAGATTGAGCAAAAGGCTGAAAAATTCCTGGAATTGGCTGCAAAATCTTTGGATAAGGACTTGGATACCGCTTATGATGAAGTGGGTTACGAGCTTATGGATATCTTCGGAGATATCTATGGCGCATTTGAAAGCGCTTCTGAAGAAGGGGCAGAAACCCTTACTGAAGAGGGAATCAGTCAGGAATGGGCTGATGCCATAACCGATGTTGCTGTTAAGAACATCCAGCCACCTGAAGTTCACATCAGCGGTTATGTAGATATCAAGAACTACAACCCAGATGGGGTGGACGTTATCAGAGAAGCCCTTATGGCAGCGGAAGCTGAAAATATTGAAGTTCAATGTGTTGGAGCTCCTCGTTACAGGATCACTGTAACTTCTACAGATTATTTGGATGCTGAAAAGCAATTGAAAGAGGCAGCTGAAAAGGCTATTGCCATTGTAGAGGAAGCAGATGGTACCGGAGAATTCTTACGTGAAATTGAAAATTAA
- a CDS encoding 30S ribosomal protein S27e translates to MASNGRGNFLRVKCLDCDNEQIIFDRAASDVKCIICGKTIVKSRGGKAKIMAHIDEVLD, encoded by the coding sequence ATGGCAAGTAATGGAAGAGGAAACTTTTTAAGAGTCAAATGTTTAGACTGTGACAACGAACAAATCATTTTCGATCGTGCAGCTTCTGATGTAAAATGTATCATCTGCGGTAAAACCATCGTTAAATCCCGTGGTGGAAAAGCTAAAATCATGGCTCACATCGATGAAGTTTTAGATTAA
- a CDS encoding 50S ribosomal protein L44e, translated as MKMPKEKRTYCPHCKRHTIHEVHTSKKRKASELKWGQRQFRRVTAGYRGYPRPLPGGNKPVKKLDLRYKCKECGKSHIRKSFRVGKPEWVSN; from the coding sequence ATGAAAATGCCTAAGGAAAAAAGAACTTACTGTCCACATTGTAAAAGACACACTATTCATGAAGTGCACACTTCCAAAAAGAGAAAAGCTAGTGAATTAAAATGGGGACAAAGACAATTCAGAAGAGTTACCGCAGGGTACAGAGGTTATCCAAGACCATTACCAGGTGGTAACAAGCCGGTTAAGAAATTAGATTTAAGATACAAATGTAAAGAATGTGGAAAATCCCACATCAGAAAATCCTTCAGAGTAGGAAAACCTGAATGGGTATCTAACTAG
- the pcn gene encoding proliferating cell nuclear antigen (pcna) yields the protein MFKAELSDSSILKTSFDAISSIVDEVQIQTDSEGFRLDALDRSHITFVHLELKSSLFDEFICDEPEKINVDTDELMKVLKRSKANDRVLMSLDEGNLILTFVGEATRTFKIRLIDIEYDSPAPPSLDYPTEFEIPFTLLKDSIQDMDIFSDKITLMVDQENFYASAEGEFGDANIEYLHGEKIDTKAKSIFSLEKIREMLKADKFSEIATICLGNDMPLTLSLKMVSEDGELSFLLAPRIESED from the coding sequence ATGTTTAAAGCTGAGTTAAGTGATTCAAGTATTTTAAAAACCAGTTTTGATGCTATTTCATCAATTGTTGATGAAGTGCAAATCCAAACTGACAGTGAAGGTTTTCGTTTAGATGCCTTAGACCGTAGTCACATTACCTTTGTTCATCTTGAACTCAAATCCAGTTTATTCGATGAGTTCATTTGCGATGAACCGGAAAAGATCAATGTTGACACTGATGAGTTAATGAAAGTATTGAAACGTTCCAAAGCCAATGACCGCGTATTGATGTCATTGGATGAAGGAAATCTTATTCTCACCTTTGTTGGTGAAGCCACAAGAACCTTCAAGATCAGATTAATCGATATAGAATACGATTCTCCTGCACCTCCTTCATTGGATTATCCTACAGAATTCGAGATTCCTTTCACTCTCTTGAAGGACTCAATTCAAGACATGGATATCTTCTCTGACAAAATCACTTTAATGGTGGATCAGGAAAACTTCTATGCATCTGCTGAAGGTGAGTTTGGAGATGCAAACATCGAATATTTACATGGTGAAAAAATAGATACCAAAGCTAAATCCATTTTCTCTTTAGAAAAGATCAGAGAAATGCTTAAGGCGGACAAATTCTCTGAAATTGCAACCATCTGTCTTGGAAATGACATGCCATTGACCCTCAGTCTCAAGATGGTGTCTGAAGACGGGGAACTCAGTTTCCTTCTCGCTCCAAGAATAGAATCTGAAGACTAA